The Methanomicrobia archaeon genome segment CCTGTCAGCACTTGTCTCTGCGGTTTTGCCCGTATCGGCGGGAGTAGCCACGAATATTCACGGGTATGGGTTTTACGAAGATGGATCACCTGCATACTTTGACCATGTTGCGGTAACCAATACGAGAACGGGCGTGGAATGGAATGATACGTACTTTGGGATAGGGCATCCTCAGGTTGCGCTATGGCAAAATTACTACGTTCTGACCTTGGATGAGCCGCAAAATGTTCAGGTTGGTGACGTCTTGACGTTCCACGCGGTAAGCGGAAACAGCACTTCAAGTAACATCTCGCAGACCACCTACTCAAAACTTGACCTCGAATATAATATCACGCTATCGCAAATTTCACCACTTCCTTCGACGCAGGCGCACACATTGTCCTTGAACCACAGCTCAAGCTTAAGTCCAAGCCCAAGTCCAAGCCCAAGTGCTCCTCCATCTTCTTCACCTCCTTCTATCGAAGAGCATTCCTCCCGCTCATCTTACACCTCACCTCCTCTAAGCGCACCGACACCAGAGACTATATCCTCTCCTTTAGCCATAACACCTCCAAGGCCAACATCGGTGCAGAGCGGGTTACTACCGGGATTTGAAGCCTGCTTTGCACTACTGGTGTCGGTGACGCTATTTTTCATTCTGCGCCGAAAGAGGCGATGAAAACATGAATGGAGAAGCGAGAAGCGTCGTAATCACAACGGTCATGTTCGTATCCCTGATAGGGTTAGTGGTATCTCCGGCTTTAGCAGGCTTAGCCGTGAACTTCAATGGATATGGGTTCTTTGAGGACGGCTCACCTGCGTGGTTCGACGCGCTCAGTATAACGAATACGAGAACGGGCGTGGAATGGAATGATACGTACTTTGGGATAGGCCATCCTCAGATTGCGTTATGGCAAAATTACTACGTCCTGGCCTTAGACGAACCGACCAATGTTATCACGGGGGATGTCCTCGAGTATGTGGCCACGAACGGAACAGGGACGAACATCTCGTATCTGACCTATGACCCGGCTATTACGGGAATGAACCCCGAACATGACATCACGTTTCAGCGAGCACCGGAAAAGCCGAGAATAAGTGTTAGCCCGGCGAAGCAGAATCTCTCGATCGGCGATTCGTTCACTATCAACGTAACCATGGATCCCGCGGGCACCGAGATCTACGGGGCACAATTCTTTTTGGACTTCGACCAGAACGTTCTCAACGCCACTGCTCAAACTTCAGGGACGTTCCTCGCTCAGGATGGCACCACGACCATTGTGATAATAAACAAGATCAATAACACGATCGGTAGGATCGAATACGGCGAGACACGATGGGGCGTGGAAGATGGCGTCACGAACCCTGGTACGCTGGCATCTATCACCTTCAAAGCAGTTGGATCCGGAACGAGCGATTTAAACTTGAATAATGTGATGGTAAGTGATTCCAACATCTCAAGTGTAGCAACTGACAGTAGCAATGGGAAGGTGATGGTGGAGGGACCCACACTCTTTACCATCTCCGGGTTCGTGACGTACCCCAATGGGACGCCGATTTTCAATCCCTCGATTACGGTAACCAATCTCAATACCTCGGAGATTCTTAGTGCGAACACGAACGAAACGTCAAACTACTACGCGATTGCAACCGACTCAAATCATGTAAATGCGGGAGCCGTCCTTCAGTTCAATGCAAGCAATGATAATGCAATCAGTTTCAATCATAGTATAACGCAAGCTGAGATGACCGCTGGCGGATTCGTTCAGAACATCACCATTATCCCGCTGCCACTGCCCGACCTTATCGTAAGTGATATACTCGCACCACCAGCGTTTGTGGACGTCAGCACTAATGTCTCTGTGGTTATCAAGAATATCGGGAATGCCGCGGCAGGCCGCTTCAATGTTTCCGTAGACATAAATGGGTCGAGTGTGGATAAACGTGCTCTTGCGGGACTGGCCGCCGGAGATACTACCACGCTCACTTTTGCCTGGACACCTTCACAAATCGGGAACTACGAATTTTCAGGGGATACAGATTGTGATAATGATGTTACCGAATCAAATGAGACCAATAACGGTCTTTCCAAGCTCGTCACGGTCCTTACGCAAAAACCAGATCTCATCGTGGAGAGCCTTGAAGCGTATCATTACCAGACGCCGCGAGTATGGTTCAATCTTTCCAATTTTGTGAACGTCAGCATTATTAACGAAGGGTACGCATCCACGAGATTCAATGTCACCCTACACGTAGACGGACTGGAATTCAAGAGCGAGGTTGACGGGCTGGAAAGCGGTGCTCGAACGAATGTTTTATTCAATTGGACGCCGATTGGCGAGGATTGCATGAATGGCGGAGGTCCGAAGGCCTATGCCCTCAATGTTTCTATCGATTCGGATGCCGAAATCGACGAGACGAACGAGACAAATAACCATGCAACTATTACAACGACCGTTTATTGGAATGGGTACGGTGCGGATGAGCCCCTCGATACTATCGCACACGGCACGATACAGGGCGGCTTGTATTACTCCACAGGGAATTCTTCCTATGTAAGCGGTGGTCTGTCATCCGGAGATTCCGTCAGTGCACGGTACAATTTATCGTTTCCCCCGAATGCTACCGTAGCGTTTGCCAGACTCTATGTGTATTACACCTGGGCGAGCACCTATCCAGAGATGCAGGTAAATGTAACGACCCCAGAAGGAACCACCTATCAAAATCTCCCTCTCGATAAAAGCTACAACGATCGCAAGTGCTTCCCCGGCTTTAACAACCTCTGGGGAACTTACGCGTTCAATTTGACCCCGTGTATCAACGGAAGTGGTACGTATATCGTGACCGTACGGGAACTGAGTTCTGGTCGTCCGTGCTACGCCGGAAGAGGTATTTTGGTCGTGTATGAAGACGATACAATGCCGTTACGTGAATACTGGATCAACGAAGGCGCAGATGCACTTATGGGTGGGAGACGAGTGGACGGAGGAGAACTCTCCCTAGAAGAATGTATCAATACCGCATCGTTCCCCGGGAGTATCGACTTGAAGAACGTGAGTACCGCAACGCTTGCCGTAGTCTCGCCGTGGAGTGATAACCCGTGGGAAGAAGGGAGAAATGTGCTGTATTTCAACGGTATCGAGCTAGGAAGAGATGTGTACTCGGGCTATCAGCCTATCGGCGATGTATCGCTCAACGGCATTCGCATGACTGGCGGTGGCTATCCTCAGGTCGGCGTAAACCTGAGTGATGTTGCCAGCCATCTCACAGCCAACGGAAATGTCGCGGGTCAGGGCGATAACGGCGATGGTATGATGCCGTCCAACGCATTCCTGCTCGTAGAATATGCAGAGCAAGCAAACGTATTCGACACGGGACCTGGCACTTACCCGAGCATCAGCGGTACGCACCGTGGTCGTCTCACGCCCGGCTACACCATCGAGGTTACGCGCCTGTACACATATTCCTGTGCGGGAACCGGAGGCCACGCTGAATCCGTGCGGATTTAT includes the following:
- a CDS encoding DUF3344 domain-containing protein produces the protein MNGEARSVVITTVMFVSLIGLVVSPALAGLAVNFNGYGFFEDGSPAWFDALSITNTRTGVEWNDTYFGIGHPQIALWQNYYVLALDEPTNVITGDVLEYVATNGTGTNISYLTYDPAITGMNPEHDITFQRAPEKPRISVSPAKQNLSIGDSFTINVTMDPAGTEIYGAQFFLDFDQNVLNATAQTSGTFLAQDGTTTIVIINKINNTIGRIEYGETRWGVEDGVTNPGTLASITFKAVGSGTSDLNLNNVMVSDSNISSVATDSSNGKVMVEGPTLFTISGFVTYPNGTPIFNPSITVTNLNTSEILSANTNETSNYYAIATDSNHVNAGAVLQFNASNDNAISFNHSITQAEMTAGGFVQNITIIPLPLPDLIVSDILAPPAFVDVSTNVSVVIKNIGNAAAGRFNVSVDINGSSVDKRALAGLAAGDTTTLTFAWTPSQIGNYEFSGDTDCDNDVTESNETNNGLSKLVTVLTQKPDLIVESLEAYHYQTPRVWFNLSNFVNVSIINEGYASTRFNVTLHVDGLEFKSEVDGLESGARTNVLFNWTPIGEDCMNGGGPKAYALNVSIDSDAEIDETNETNNHATITTTVYWNGYGADEPLDTIAHGTIQGGLYYSTGNSSYVSGGLSSGDSVSARYNLSFPPNATVAFARLYVYYTWASTYPEMQVNVTTPEGTTYQNLPLDKSYNDRKCFPGFNNLWGTYAFNLTPCINGSGTYIVTVRELSSGRPCYAGRGILVVYEDDTMPLREYWINEGADALMGGRRVDGGELSLEECINTASFPGSIDLKNVSTATLAVVSPWSDNPWEEGRNVLYFNGIELGRDVYSGYQPIGDVSLNGIRMTGGGYPQVGVNLSDVASHLTANGNVAGQGDNGDGMMPSNAFLLVEYAEQANVFDTGPGTYPSISGTHRGRLTPGYTIEVTRLYTYSCAGTGGHAESVRIYGNGVDVNATWDGNQGDGHAIQFPHQVTLVANHTYNYILQTDSYPQIIHKQNHTTFDGSIIACEEFIDANGKRYTNWIPAFKLE